A section of the Verrucomicrobiota bacterium genome encodes:
- a CDS encoding PAS domain S-box protein translates to MSRPNQNGPLENDGCILTEMLKIVLPYAILSALWIYFSDTLLGQWVSDPEQITHWAKIKGWGFVMVTASMLAMMIYRLLRRLQRAQAVVRDSERLVRLVIDLVPHHIFAKDRLGRFLFVNREAAQACGRQPDEMMGRSERDLRPDALHVENFLRDDQEVIDRGTPKFIAEEQITYPDNQVHFLQTTKIPFTPPGTHERAVLGVAIDISERKRAEAALRESEQRLRTLGDNLPGTAIYQLLRQPDGRERYLYVSAGIEQLFGIPAPQVVADLESFRALRVGDDRPRIHAAQEASARDLTVFNCEYRQRTVDGQIKWIHGCSTPRRLADGSILWDGVMTDVTERKEAEATLRASEERFRAVVESGPDGIFIQTDRKFAYVNQLAARLFGVDSPAALLGQPVLSRIHPDDHVQVIDRIRRLNEERMAVPTIQEKMLRMDGTGFDAEVTAVPFNYQERHGALVFFRDVTEKKRLEQQLQQARKMESIGQLAGGVAHDFNNILAATVLQLELLQQKTMPKTDIHESLTEVTTHVNRAANLTRQLLQFGRRSMMQVRVLNVNEVVENLLTMLRRLIGENIRIQCDLTAQLALVEADAGMLEQILMNLLVNARDAMPKGGQITISTANLELNEAQAKFNLQARPGRFVVLSVTDTGCGMSAATLQHLFEPFFTTKDVGQGTGLGLATVHGIVNQHKGWITVESKVGQGSTFRVYLPASEKPAAPKPAPAAPEPIRGGKETILLVEDEHSVRNTFTIFLQRWGYTVWPAANGKEAIELWQKHSANVDLLFTDMIMPEGMTGIELAVSLRQSKPGLRVIICSGYSVESVYPDQSAHKNITFISKPCPPALLQSVVRQCLDQV, encoded by the coding sequence ATGTCCCGTCCCAACCAAAACGGTCCGCTGGAAAATGATGGCTGCATCCTCACCGAGATGCTGAAGATCGTGCTGCCGTACGCGATCCTGTCCGCACTGTGGATTTACTTTTCCGATACCCTGCTCGGCCAATGGGTGAGCGATCCCGAACAGATCACCCACTGGGCCAAGATAAAAGGCTGGGGCTTTGTGATGGTGACCGCCAGCATGCTGGCCATGATGATCTACCGGCTGTTGCGCCGCTTGCAGCGCGCGCAAGCCGTGGTGCGGGATAGCGAACGGCTGGTTCGCCTGGTGATTGACCTCGTGCCGCATCACATCTTCGCGAAAGACCGCCTGGGGCGTTTCCTGTTCGTCAACCGTGAGGCGGCCCAGGCGTGTGGCCGGCAGCCCGATGAGATGATGGGGCGCTCGGAGCGGGATCTCCGCCCTGACGCGCTTCATGTGGAGAATTTCCTCCGTGACGACCAGGAAGTCATAGACCGTGGTACGCCCAAGTTCATTGCCGAGGAGCAAATCACCTACCCGGACAACCAGGTTCATTTCCTGCAAACCACCAAAATTCCCTTCACGCCGCCGGGCACCCACGAGCGGGCCGTGCTCGGCGTCGCCATAGACATTTCAGAGCGCAAGCGTGCGGAGGCGGCCTTGCGGGAGAGCGAGCAGCGCCTGCGCACGCTGGGCGACAATCTTCCCGGCACGGCGATCTATCAGCTTCTGCGGCAGCCCGATGGCCGCGAGCGGTACCTTTATGTCAGTGCCGGGATTGAGCAACTCTTCGGCATTCCCGCCCCCCAAGTGGTGGCGGACCTTGAATCATTTCGGGCACTGCGTGTTGGGGATGACCGCCCCCGCATTCACGCCGCCCAAGAGGCATCCGCCCGCGACTTGACGGTGTTTAACTGTGAGTACCGCCAGCGCACCGTTGATGGGCAAATCAAATGGATTCACGGCTGCTCAACGCCGCGCCGGCTTGCCGACGGTTCCATTCTCTGGGATGGCGTGATGACTGACGTTACTGAACGGAAGGAGGCCGAAGCCACCTTGAGAGCGAGTGAAGAACGCTTCCGGGCGGTGGTGGAGAGCGGGCCGGATGGCATTTTCATCCAAACCGACCGTAAATTCGCCTATGTGAACCAGCTCGCCGCTCGATTATTCGGGGTGGATTCCCCGGCGGCGCTACTGGGGCAACCGGTCCTTAGCCGGATTCATCCTGATGACCATGTGCAAGTGATTGACAGAATCCGTCGGCTCAACGAGGAGCGGATGGCGGTTCCCACCATTCAGGAGAAAATGCTTCGCATGGATGGCACTGGCTTTGATGCCGAAGTCACCGCCGTCCCCTTTAACTACCAGGAAAGGCATGGGGCGCTGGTCTTTTTCCGGGATGTCACGGAAAAAAAACGATTGGAGCAGCAACTGCAACAGGCCCGGAAAATGGAGAGCATCGGGCAACTGGCGGGCGGCGTGGCTCACGACTTCAACAATATTCTCGCCGCCACCGTGCTGCAGCTCGAGTTGTTGCAGCAAAAGACCATGCCGAAGACGGACATTCACGAGTCGCTCACGGAGGTGACGACCCATGTCAACCGCGCCGCCAATCTGACCCGGCAATTGCTGCAATTCGGCCGCCGCTCCATGATGCAAGTCCGGGTGCTCAATGTGAATGAAGTGGTGGAGAACCTGCTGACGATGTTGCGCCGCTTGATTGGTGAAAACATCCGCATCCAATGCGACCTGACCGCGCAATTGGCGCTGGTGGAAGCCGACGCCGGCATGCTTGAACAAATACTGATGAATCTGTTGGTGAACGCCCGCGACGCCATGCCCAAGGGCGGGCAGATCACTATTTCCACCGCCAATCTTGAATTGAATGAGGCCCAGGCCAAATTCAATCTGCAAGCGCGGCCCGGACGCTTTGTCGTTTTGAGTGTCACTGACACCGGTTGCGGCATGAGCGCGGCGACTCTTCAGCATCTCTTTGAGCCGTTCTTTACCACCAAGGACGTCGGCCAAGGCACGGGACTGGGGTTGGCCACGGTACATGGCATCGTCAACCAGCACAAAGGCTGGATCACCGTCGAAAGCAAAGTCGGCCAGGGCAGCACCTTCCGCGTGTATCTTCCGGCCTCGGAAAAACCGGCTGCCCCTAAACCAGCCCCTGCCGCGCCCGAACCAATCCGCGGTGGAAAGGAAACCATCCTGCTGGTCGAGGATGAGCATTCGGTTCGCAACACCTTCACCATCTTCCTGCAACGGTGGGGCTATACCGTCTGGCCGGCCGCCAACGGCAAGGAAGCCATCGAGCTGTGGCAAAAACACTCCGCGAACGTGGACTTGCTGTTCACGGACATGATCATGCCCGAGGGCATGACCGGCATCGAA
- a CDS encoding sugar phosphate isomerase/epimerase — protein sequence MSNIKFGCQTYTWQMSYDKYSNALDHIMDVMVSGQYAGIEAEVCMLGKYRTEPQRLAEALTRRKLALGAICLVCDWLNPKETETERAEADRVIAYLKHFPGTMLALCQMPGKDRSNLTVRQQNCIACANAIGERAANAGISAAFHPNSPGSSVFRIEPDYAVLLDGLNTKVMGFAPDAGHIAKGGMNVVEIFRKYASTIRHVHYKDMTTAGTWAEMGKGNIDFVTITHDLRKAGYQGWIMIEDESPLAEVDPDAATRKNGEYIKSKLTK from the coding sequence ATGAGCAATATCAAATTTGGATGCCAGACCTACACTTGGCAGATGTCGTACGACAAATATTCAAACGCGCTGGATCACATCATGGACGTGATGGTGTCCGGTCAATATGCCGGAATTGAAGCCGAGGTTTGCATGCTGGGCAAATATCGGACCGAACCGCAGCGTTTGGCCGAGGCGCTAACCAGGCGCAAGCTTGCCCTTGGCGCCATTTGCCTGGTGTGTGATTGGCTTAATCCCAAGGAAACCGAGACGGAACGCGCCGAGGCGGATCGGGTGATCGCATACTTGAAGCATTTTCCCGGCACCATGCTGGCGCTTTGCCAGATGCCTGGCAAGGACCGTTCCAACCTGACCGTGCGTCAGCAGAACTGCATTGCCTGTGCCAACGCCATTGGCGAGCGGGCCGCCAATGCCGGCATCAGCGCCGCGTTTCACCCCAATTCTCCGGGTAGTTCGGTGTTTCGGATCGAACCGGATTATGCGGTGCTTCTGGATGGTTTAAACACCAAGGTGATGGGCTTCGCCCCGGATGCCGGTCACATTGCCAAAGGCGGCATGAACGTCGTGGAGATTTTCCGCAAGTATGCGTCCACCATTCGCCACGTCCACTACAAGGACATGACCACCGCTGGCACTTGGGCCGAGATGGGCAAAGGCAACATTGATTTCGTGACGATTACGCATGACTTGCGGAAGGCCGGCTATCAGGGGTGGATCATGATTGAAGACGAGTCGCCCCTCGCCGAAGTGGATCCGGACGCCGCCACCCGCAAGAATGGCGAGTACATCAAATCCAAACTTACAAAATAA